From Trueperella pecoris, a single genomic window includes:
- a CDS encoding MMPL family transporter, with amino-acid sequence MQKFLTSKRSIPLRLILLLFWLGMLAFGGMAQSKVSSVAENDPAFFLPASAQSTLASQAARDFKDSNQLPVLIVAEGATFGQSELGALAKLGQQLPDADVAGRPLSDFLAQDQIPPIPNAEASAVLLPVALDANAVNEIGPDGKKQVGSIVSAIRTQVAKFQESDLPGVKVYVSGPAALTADLGAAFAGIDLTLLLVTLVLVAVILVVVYRSLFLPIAVLTTAIAALSGAVLVTYQLALRNIVDLNSQTQGILAILVIGATTDYALLIVARYRDELRDASEANGVVDTPIRALARSVMGSWEPILASGGTVIAGMLCLLVSDLTSTASLGPIAAIGIVFAMLAALTLLPGMLMLPGNRFARTVFWPAHLPAKQEIDPSRADAVFAGHGLWSRWSRVVRDHDRKVWVGSLIVLVFLAAFAPTFRSGGTSQSEQFMTKPESVVGLEVLAKRFDVGSVEPIEVIAPEAEAKELAARIETIDGVKSVQFQTSAANAGMPAGVGGRPGGAGEPGVAGAPGGQAQPQAGGEPLVVNGRVLLSVATTMPAGDTAARAVVKDIRDAATDLGIEALVGGVAAQNLDTQNTARSDLFAVVPLVLGIITIMLMVLLRSVVAPLVLVVANVLSFASALGISAIIFNWILGFPGADASVPLYAFVFLVALGIDYTIFLMARVREESDRLGTRDGLLRGLAVTGGVITSAGVVLAATFAALGVIPLLFMVQLAIIVPLGLLIDTIIVRTALIAGLVHDVGNPIWLPRKVR; translated from the coding sequence ATGCAAAAGTTTTTGACCTCTAAGCGTTCCATCCCGCTCCGCCTCATTCTCCTCCTCTTCTGGTTGGGAATGCTCGCTTTCGGCGGCATGGCGCAGAGCAAGGTTTCCTCGGTCGCGGAAAACGACCCCGCATTTTTCCTGCCCGCATCAGCCCAGTCCACGCTCGCCTCTCAAGCCGCCCGCGATTTCAAAGATTCCAACCAGCTACCCGTCTTGATCGTCGCCGAGGGCGCCACGTTCGGCCAGTCCGAGTTGGGTGCGCTGGCCAAGCTCGGTCAGCAGTTGCCTGACGCCGACGTCGCCGGCCGCCCACTATCGGACTTCCTCGCCCAGGATCAGATTCCACCCATCCCCAACGCCGAGGCCTCGGCCGTGCTGCTGCCCGTGGCTCTCGACGCCAATGCCGTCAACGAGATCGGCCCGGACGGCAAGAAGCAGGTCGGCAGCATCGTCAGCGCGATCCGCACGCAGGTGGCCAAGTTCCAGGAAAGTGACCTGCCCGGGGTGAAGGTGTACGTCAGTGGCCCGGCCGCGCTCACCGCCGACCTCGGGGCGGCCTTCGCGGGAATCGACCTCACCCTGTTGCTCGTCACCCTCGTCTTGGTGGCCGTCATTCTCGTCGTCGTCTACCGCTCGCTCTTCTTGCCGATTGCCGTTCTCACGACGGCGATCGCTGCGCTCAGCGGCGCCGTCCTCGTCACCTACCAACTCGCACTGCGCAACATTGTGGATCTCAACAGCCAGACTCAAGGAATTCTTGCCATCTTGGTCATCGGTGCCACCACCGATTACGCACTCCTGATCGTCGCCCGATACCGAGACGAGCTACGCGACGCATCGGAGGCGAACGGCGTCGTTGACACGCCGATCCGTGCGCTCGCCCGGTCAGTGATGGGCTCGTGGGAACCGATCCTTGCCTCCGGCGGAACGGTGATCGCCGGCATGCTGTGCTTGCTCGTCTCGGATCTGACCTCGACCGCCTCGCTCGGACCCATCGCGGCGATCGGCATCGTCTTTGCCATGCTTGCCGCCCTGACCCTGTTGCCCGGAATGCTCATGCTTCCTGGCAACCGCTTCGCGCGCACGGTCTTCTGGCCCGCACACCTTCCCGCCAAGCAAGAGATCGACCCCTCGCGTGCCGACGCCGTCTTCGCAGGTCACGGCCTATGGTCGCGGTGGTCGCGGGTGGTGCGGGACCACGACCGTAAGGTCTGGGTAGGCTCGCTCATCGTGCTAGTCTTCCTCGCCGCTTTCGCGCCGACGTTCCGCAGCGGAGGCACCTCTCAAAGCGAGCAGTTCATGACCAAGCCCGAGTCCGTGGTCGGCCTGGAGGTGCTCGCGAAGCGCTTCGACGTCGGCTCCGTCGAACCCATCGAAGTCATTGCCCCAGAAGCTGAGGCAAAAGAACTCGCGGCCCGCATCGAGACCATCGACGGGGTCAAGTCCGTCCAGTTCCAGACCTCCGCGGCGAACGCTGGCATGCCGGCCGGCGTCGGGGGCAGACCCGGCGGCGCGGGTGAGCCGGGAGTCGCGGGCGCGCCAGGAGGCCAGGCTCAGCCGCAGGCAGGTGGCGAGCCGCTCGTCGTCAACGGACGAGTCCTCCTCTCCGTCGCAACCACCATGCCCGCTGGCGACACGGCTGCCCGGGCCGTCGTCAAGGACATCCGCGATGCGGCAACCGACCTCGGCATCGAGGCGCTGGTCGGCGGCGTCGCGGCCCAGAATCTGGACACGCAAAACACCGCGCGATCAGACCTCTTCGCCGTGGTTCCGCTCGTCCTGGGCATTATCACGATCATGCTCATGGTGTTGTTGCGCTCCGTCGTCGCGCCCCTCGTGCTCGTCGTCGCAAACGTGCTGTCATTCGCCTCGGCCCTGGGCATATCTGCCATCATCTTCAACTGGATCCTCGGCTTCCCGGGTGCGGACGCCTCCGTGCCGTTGTATGCCTTCGTCTTCCTTGTCGCCTTGGGCATCGATTACACGATCTTCCTCATGGCGCGCGTGCGTGAAGAATCGGACCGGCTCGGAACGCGCGATGGCCTTCTGCGCGGGCTGGCCGTCACGGGCGGTGTCATCACATCTGCGGGCGTCGTCCTCGCCGCCACGTTCGCCGCGTTGGGCGTGATCCCGTTGCTGTTCATGGTGCAACTGGCCATCATCGTGCCACTCGGGCTGCTTATTGACACGATCATCGTACGCACGGCTCTCATCGCCGGCCTGGTTCACGACGTCGGTAACCCGATCTGGCTCCCCCGCAAGGTGCGCTAG
- the lysS gene encoding lysine--tRNA ligase: MTQPQYDDTSDQIAVRKGKRARLLEEGRDPYPPELEITSSVGGVRSGYAVNRDDDAAGSAREAADVVVLEPGDELTEARVKIAGRVMLFRPSGKIAFAQLQAGDGERIQVIFSLANVGKEALDALKADVDLGDYVWVEGYVGASKRGELSIFACEWKMASKAIRPLPKTFTAEDGTEMSLGEETRIRNRHLDLITRDAARKIVRVRAGMMKSIRRTFDERGYLEVETPILQPLHGGAAARPFETHINAYDQDLYLRIATELYLKKAVVGGIERVFEIGKNFRNEGADSTHSPEFSAMEAYEAYATYEEMAVLTRDLIQNAARDIFGTTTVTLADGSEYELGGEWARLDLYTSLSEAVGEDVSVETPRERLVEIAEKFGIGVKEYAVAGKIAEDIWEELVGSKLWEPTFVFDFPEDTSPLTRNHRTKPGLTEKWDLYVRGVEVATAYTELADPVIQRERLTQQSLDAAAGDPEAMQLDESFIEAMEQGFPPSGGMGMGIDRMLMVLTGLGIRETILFPFVKPQAKAPKAVEADSE, encoded by the coding sequence ATGACTCAGCCTCAATACGACGACACGTCGGACCAGATCGCCGTACGTAAGGGCAAGCGCGCCCGCCTCCTGGAAGAGGGGCGCGATCCGTATCCGCCCGAGCTCGAGATCACGTCGAGCGTGGGCGGCGTGCGATCTGGCTACGCCGTCAATCGCGACGACGACGCGGCCGGTTCCGCCCGCGAGGCAGCGGACGTCGTCGTGCTTGAGCCGGGCGACGAGCTGACCGAGGCTCGGGTGAAGATCGCTGGCCGCGTCATGCTGTTCCGCCCCTCGGGCAAGATTGCTTTCGCACAGCTCCAGGCGGGCGACGGCGAGCGCATTCAGGTGATTTTCTCCCTCGCAAACGTGGGCAAGGAGGCGCTGGACGCGCTGAAGGCGGACGTCGATCTGGGCGACTACGTGTGGGTGGAGGGCTATGTGGGCGCCTCCAAGCGCGGCGAGCTGTCGATCTTCGCCTGCGAATGGAAGATGGCGTCGAAGGCCATCCGGCCGCTGCCCAAGACCTTCACCGCAGAGGATGGCACGGAGATGTCCCTCGGCGAGGAGACCCGCATCCGCAACCGTCACCTCGATCTCATCACCCGCGACGCCGCCCGCAAGATCGTGCGCGTGCGTGCAGGCATGATGAAGTCGATTCGCCGTACGTTCGATGAGCGTGGCTACCTCGAGGTTGAGACCCCGATCCTCCAGCCGCTCCATGGAGGCGCCGCCGCCCGCCCGTTCGAAACCCACATCAACGCGTACGACCAGGACCTCTACCTCCGTATCGCCACGGAGCTCTACCTGAAAAAGGCCGTCGTCGGTGGTATTGAGCGAGTCTTCGAGATCGGTAAGAACTTCCGAAACGAGGGTGCGGACTCCACGCATTCTCCCGAATTTTCCGCCATGGAGGCCTACGAGGCGTACGCCACCTACGAGGAGATGGCTGTCCTGACCCGTGACCTCATCCAGAACGCCGCCCGCGATATCTTCGGCACCACTACGGTGACGCTGGCGGATGGCTCCGAGTACGAGCTGGGCGGCGAGTGGGCGCGCCTCGACCTCTACACCTCCCTGTCCGAGGCCGTGGGGGAGGATGTCAGCGTCGAAACTCCGCGCGAGCGCCTCGTCGAGATTGCTGAGAAGTTTGGGATTGGCGTTAAGGAATACGCGGTTGCCGGCAAGATCGCAGAAGATATCTGGGAGGAGCTGGTCGGTTCCAAGCTGTGGGAGCCCACGTTCGTCTTCGACTTCCCTGAGGACACCTCGCCGCTGACTCGTAACCACCGTACGAAGCCGGGCCTGACCGAAAAGTGGGACCTCTACGTGCGTGGCGTCGAAGTGGCCACCGCTTACACCGAGCTCGCAGACCCGGTCATTCAGCGCGAGCGCCTCACCCAGCAGTCTCTCGACGCCGCCGCAGGCGACCCGGAGGCCATGCAGCTCGATGAGTCCTTCATCGAGGCGATGGAGCAGGGCTTCCCGCCGTCGGGCGGCATGGGCATGGGCATCGATCGCATGCTGATGGTCCTCACGGGCCTGGGTATTCGCGAGACGATCCTCTTCCCGTTCGTCAAGCCGCAGGCCAAGGCGCCGAAGGCTGTTGAGGCAGATTCCGAGTAG
- a CDS encoding HAD-IIA family hydrolase: MRFNVKIPQINPKALIPDTNKLREKIAGTSARATEAVTTASDFATGEEEISSRISDLQVMVDEAPGRVFDAYLINIDAALYTGTELMPELKTVIKAITHLSRPIRFMSWLSAVTPARLVEIMAGEGIEISADQVITPATLASRYLTHAYPGAKVFVAGETNFRDELAASGIAISDDPSEINVVMLSFAHDFSMQMFSTAYHAIADNGADLVTSSLRRLRRLPDGTLEPGVLPLVTALETATRKRLTKNLGSPETDLLEMIFEDIDVSAEEALFVTDSLGADIRMAKRFGVPTALVLTGDTSLEQTAALKPQDQPNYVLASIADIIPNYIKDQL, encoded by the coding sequence ATGCGATTCAACGTCAAGATTCCCCAGATCAACCCCAAGGCATTGATTCCCGATACTAACAAGCTCCGGGAGAAGATTGCCGGCACCTCCGCTCGGGCCACGGAAGCGGTGACCACGGCATCCGACTTCGCCACCGGCGAGGAAGAAATCTCCTCGCGAATCTCTGACCTGCAGGTCATGGTCGACGAGGCCCCCGGCCGTGTCTTTGACGCCTACCTCATCAACATCGATGCAGCCCTCTACACCGGAACGGAGCTCATGCCTGAGCTCAAGACCGTCATCAAGGCCATCACGCACCTCAGCCGCCCGATTCGCTTCATGTCGTGGCTGTCGGCCGTCACGCCCGCCCGACTCGTGGAAATCATGGCCGGCGAGGGTATCGAAATCTCCGCCGATCAGGTCATCACGCCGGCCACGCTTGCCTCCCGCTATCTGACGCATGCCTACCCGGGAGCGAAGGTCTTCGTTGCAGGCGAGACGAACTTCCGTGACGAGCTCGCGGCTTCCGGCATCGCCATCAGCGACGATCCGTCCGAGATCAACGTCGTTATGCTTTCCTTCGCCCACGATTTCAGCATGCAGATGTTCTCCACCGCCTACCACGCGATTGCTGACAATGGCGCCGACCTGGTGACCTCCTCCCTGCGTCGTCTGCGCCGCCTCCCCGATGGCACGCTCGAGCCGGGCGTACTTCCGCTCGTGACCGCCCTCGAGACCGCCACCCGCAAGCGTCTCACGAAGAACCTAGGCAGCCCCGAAACGGACCTGCTGGAGATGATCTTCGAAGACATTGACGTCTCTGCGGAAGAAGCCCTCTTCGTCACCGATTCCCTCGGCGCGGATATCCGCATGGCCAAGCGCTTCGGCGTGCCCACTGCCCTCGTGCTCACGGGCGATACGAGCCTCGAGCAGACTGCCGCGCTCAAGCCGCAGGACCAGCCCAACTACGTGCTTGCATCGATCGCGGACATCATCCCGAACTACATCAAGGATCAGCTTTAG
- the panD gene encoding aspartate 1-decarboxylase produces the protein MRLRTMITGKIHRATVTGANLHYVGSITVDLDLLEAADILPGEQVDVVNVNNGNRLTTYVIPGERGKGQVQLNGAAAHLVNPSDLVIIMCYGQMASAAARSYEPAVVFVDEHNHILERGSDPGQVPDNDHDLSASGIPFDQAR, from the coding sequence ATGAGGCTACGAACGATGATCACCGGCAAGATCCACCGTGCCACCGTCACGGGGGCCAATCTGCACTACGTCGGTTCCATCACGGTCGATCTCGACCTGCTGGAGGCTGCAGACATTCTCCCGGGCGAGCAAGTCGACGTCGTCAATGTCAACAACGGCAACCGATTGACGACCTACGTCATTCCGGGCGAGCGCGGGAAGGGGCAGGTGCAACTCAACGGCGCCGCCGCCCACCTCGTCAACCCCTCAGACCTCGTCATCATCATGTGCTATGGCCAGATGGCCTCCGCGGCCGCACGCAGCTACGAGCCGGCGGTCGTCTTCGTCGATGAACACAACCACATCCTTGAGCGTGGAAGCGACCCGGGGCAGGTCCCGGACAACGACCACGATCTGTCAGCTTCAGGCATCCCCTTCGATCAGGCCCGCTAG
- the panC gene encoding pantoate--beta-alanine ligase — MKVCTTRNELALALAETSGTRALVMTMGALHDGHAQLLKAARAQADTVVASVYVNPLQFGPNEDYEAYPRPVEADVALLESEGVDVAFLPTDEDIYPRTPLVRIDPGPVATILEGATRPGHFAGVLQIVHKVFNLVHPDMAYFGQKDAQQLALVRTMVDDLNMGIDIRPVPIKRDESGLALSSRNSYLSEAERQQALALSSALRHGRELAEAGAGVAEVRESVRGELVGAEGVRLDYLHLVDPATFQQMDDNAHGEGLLVTAAYVGSTRLIDNMEVTIR; from the coding sequence GTGAAAGTCTGCACTACGCGAAACGAACTCGCCTTGGCATTGGCCGAAACATCCGGCACCCGCGCCCTCGTCATGACGATGGGCGCGCTTCATGACGGGCACGCCCAGCTCCTGAAGGCTGCACGGGCGCAGGCCGATACGGTCGTGGCATCGGTGTACGTCAACCCGCTTCAATTCGGGCCGAACGAGGACTACGAGGCCTACCCGCGCCCCGTCGAAGCGGATGTGGCGCTCCTCGAATCCGAAGGCGTGGACGTGGCTTTCCTTCCCACCGATGAGGATATCTATCCGCGCACGCCGCTCGTGCGCATCGATCCCGGGCCCGTGGCAACGATTCTGGAAGGCGCCACTCGTCCAGGCCACTTCGCCGGTGTGCTTCAGATTGTCCACAAGGTATTCAATTTGGTCCACCCGGACATGGCTTACTTCGGGCAGAAGGACGCCCAGCAGCTCGCCCTCGTGCGCACGATGGTCGATGATCTCAACATGGGCATCGATATTCGCCCGGTGCCGATCAAGCGCGACGAGTCGGGCTTGGCCCTGTCCTCGCGCAACTCCTACCTGTCCGAGGCGGAGCGGCAGCAGGCGCTCGCCCTGTCATCGGCGTTGCGCCACGGCCGCGAACTGGCTGAGGCAGGCGCCGGGGTCGCGGAAGTCCGTGAGAGCGTGCGTGGCGAACTCGTGGGCGCCGAAGGCGTTCGCCTGGACTACCTGCACCTCGTGGATCCGGCAACCTTCCAGCAGATGGATGACAACGCTCACGGCGAGGGCCTCCTCGTCACCGCGGCGTACGTCGGGTCCACACGCCTCATTGACAACATGGAGGTCACCATTCGATGA
- a CDS encoding Rossmann-like and DUF2520 domain-containing protein, with the protein MDNSTGRMGVGIISAGKVGSALGSALRAAGHTIVGAYASSEESRERLELMLPGVPALEVPRIVECSELVILALPDSELAPLVDGLRKLGAWQPGQIVLHTSPRFGTEVLEGAQASGALTLALHPVMEFTGTSMDVARLSGARFVVSAANVLQPIGLALAAEMGGEGVVVNSADRQIYAAALDHAADGIKLALTQASRVLGEIGVEDPSALLRMWAGTAFEQGLVAREGRGYGVVPAGELVVQRVAALDTLAAESPELSDVALSHRHVLAALVDRALAQGMLSEEAANELHTIVGNLRGPSGGR; encoded by the coding sequence GTGGACAACTCAACCGGGCGCATGGGCGTCGGAATTATCTCTGCTGGCAAGGTCGGCTCGGCGCTGGGCAGCGCCCTGCGGGCGGCCGGCCACACGATCGTGGGCGCCTATGCCTCATCGGAAGAATCGCGCGAGCGCCTCGAGCTCATGCTGCCTGGCGTCCCGGCGCTTGAGGTGCCAAGGATCGTCGAATGCTCTGAGCTGGTGATCCTCGCACTTCCGGATTCCGAATTGGCCCCGCTCGTCGATGGCCTGCGCAAGCTGGGTGCGTGGCAACCCGGCCAGATCGTGCTGCACACCTCGCCGCGATTCGGCACGGAGGTGCTGGAGGGGGCCCAGGCCAGCGGGGCCCTGACGTTGGCGCTGCACCCGGTCATGGAATTCACGGGCACCTCGATGGACGTGGCACGCCTGAGCGGCGCCCGCTTCGTCGTCTCCGCCGCCAACGTCCTCCAACCTATCGGGCTCGCGCTCGCGGCCGAAATGGGCGGCGAAGGCGTGGTCGTCAACTCCGCCGATCGTCAGATCTACGCCGCTGCCCTCGATCATGCGGCCGATGGGATCAAGCTGGCGCTCACCCAGGCCAGCCGCGTGCTCGGCGAAATCGGGGTGGAAGATCCTAGCGCGCTCCTGCGGATGTGGGCGGGAACAGCATTCGAACAGGGGCTCGTAGCGCGCGAGGGGCGGGGCTACGGCGTCGTGCCGGCGGGCGAGCTCGTGGTGCAGCGCGTGGCTGCTCTGGACACGCTGGCTGCCGAATCACCGGAGCTGTCCGACGTCGCGCTCAGCCACCGCCACGTCCTCGCAGCGCTCGTGGATCGTGCCCTTGCCCAGGGCATGCTCAGTGAAGAGGCGGCAAATGAGTTGCATACCATCGTCGGCAACCTTCGCGGCCCAAGTGGTGGCAGATAG